A single genomic interval of Pithys albifrons albifrons isolate INPA30051 chromosome 11, PitAlb_v1, whole genome shotgun sequence harbors:
- the KCNJ13 gene encoding LOW QUALITY PROTEIN: inward rectifier potassium channel 13 (The sequence of the model RefSeq protein was modified relative to this genomic sequence to represent the inferred CDS: deleted 1 base in 1 codon): MRHTNPFLKGFVGFFKSLPTTCGKFLASTGTNTPEQPSPSPGAQATPSSCTKILQRLMMTTDMIESNNSKASAPLLTQRHLRMVTKDGHSTLQMDGAQGRGLAYLRDAWGILMDMRWRWMMLVFSASFVLHWLVFAVLWYLLAEMNGDLELDHDAPPDNHTICVKYITSFTAAFSFSLETQLTIGYGTMFPSGDCPSAIALLAIQMVLGLMLEAFITGAFVAKIARPKNRALSIRFTRSAVVTHPEGKPHLVFQVANTRSSPLTSVQISAILYQEQENGQLHQTSIDFHLDSVTASECPFFIFPLTYYHSISPSSPLAALLQREAPHHFELVVFLSAVQEGTGETCQRRTSYLPSEIMLYHRFAPVLARSAKGEYHVQMENFDKTIPELPAAADPKSPRRTDKEIRINGQHGDSFQLCETGLTE; this comes from the exons ATGAGACATACAAACCCATTTTTAAagggtttt gtgggtttttttaaatctctacCAACCACTTGTGGCAAGTTTCTTGCCAGCACTGGGACCAACACACCAGAGCAGCCCAGTCCCTCTCCTGGAGCCCAGGCTACCCCTTCCTCCTGCACAAAGATCCTTCAAAGACTG ATGATGACAACGGATATGATAGAGAGCAACAACAGCAAAGCCAGCGCTCCCCTGCTGACCCAGCGGCACCTGCGGATGGTGACCAAGGACGGGCACAGCACTCTGCAGATGGATGGTGCCCAAGGCAGAGGCCTGGCCTACCTCCGCGATGCCTGGGGAATACTCATGGACATGCGCTGGAGGTGGATGATGCTCgtcttctctgcttcttttgtcCTCCACTGGCTGGTCTTTGCAGTGCTCTGGTACCTGCTGGCTGAGATGAACGGGGACCTGGAGTTGGACCACGATGCTCCACCTGACAACCACACTATCTGTGTCAAGTACATCACTAGTTTTACAgctgccttctccttctccctggaGACACAACTCACGATTGGTTATGGCACCATGTTCCCGAGCGGAGACTGCCCCAGTGCCATTGCACTGCTGGCAATCCAGATGGTCCTGGGGCTCATGCTGGAAGCCTTCATCACAG GAGCCTTCGTGGCAAAGATCGCCCGCCCCAAGAACCGGGCACTCTCCATCCGCTTCACGCGCTCCGCCGTGGTGACGCACCCGGAGGGCAAGCCACACCTCGTGTTCCAGGTGGCCAACACTCGCTCCAGCCCCCTGACCAGTGTCCAGATCTCTGCTATCCTTTACcaagagcaggaaaatgggCAGCTGCACCAAACGAGCATTGACTTCCACCTCGACAGCGTCACTGCGTCCGAGTGTCCTTTCTTCATCTTCCCACTGACCTACTATCATTCCATCTCTCCATCCAGCCCGCTGGCTGCTCTCCTCCAGAGAGAAGCTCCTCACCACTTTGAGCTGGTTGTCTTCCTGTCAGCTGTGCAGGAGGGCACGGGAGAAACGTGCCAAAGGAGAACGTCCTACCTGCCCTCCGAGATCATGCTGTACCACCGCTTCGCCCCCGTGCTGGCCCGCAGCGCCAAAGGTGAGTACCACGTCCAGATGGAGAACTTCGACAAGACCATTCCTGAGCTCCCGGCTGCAGCCGACCCCAAGAGCCCCAGGAGGACTGACAAGGAGATCCGCATCAACGGGCAGCACGGCGACAGCTTCCAGCTCTGCGAGACTGGCCTCACAGAATAG